A genome region from Cryptomeria japonica unplaced genomic scaffold, Sugi_1.0 HiC_scaffold_77, whole genome shotgun sequence includes the following:
- the LOC131864139 gene encoding germin-like protein 8-2 — protein sequence MANRMIYFTLGLFLLICCYSDRVMAGDSDPLQDFCVADEESKVLVNGFVCKDPMQVSADDFFFRGLGQAGNTDNDVGSNVTMANVKQIPGLNTLGISLVRIDYAQNVGHENAVAISALSSQLPGVQTIANSLFAADPPLPDSVLAKAFRITQEVVDYIQKKFA from the exons ATGGCTAACCGAATGATTTACTTCACACTGGGACTTTTTCTGTTGATATGTTGTTACAGCGACAGGGTCATGGCAGGGGATTCCGATCCCTTGCAAGATTTCTGCGTTGCAGATGAGGAAAGCAAAG TTTTGGTGAACGGGTTCGTTTGCAAAGACCCAATGCAAGTTTCAGCAGACGACTTCTTCTTCCGGGGACTTGGGCAGGCAGGGAACACCGACAATGATGTGGGCTCCAACGTAACGATGGCGAACGTTAAACAGATACCAGGCCTCAATACGTTGGGAATATCGTTGGTCCGCATCGACTACGCA cagaatgtggggCATGAAAATGCGGTGGCCATATCTGCATTGAGCAGCCAGCTTCCGGGAGTTCAGACAATCGCCAACTCTCTGTTTGCAGCGGATCCTCCTCTCCCAGATTCCGTATTGGCCAAGGCCTTCCGCATCACACAGGAAGTTGTGGATTACATTCAGAAGAAATTCGCATAA